A genome region from Terriglobales bacterium includes the following:
- a CDS encoding heterodisulfide reductase-related iron-sulfur binding cluster: MSEPATTATQSAPSHFTSPDRPTWDLYSVCIHCGLCLQQCPTYRVLGLEADSPRGRIYQVLQVDSGRLPIGESFVTHIDRCLGCRACETACPSGVEYGRIVERARAEIEQNYPRPWLERTLRSYFFQKVLTDFTRLARLVRLLRLYQRSGLESLLRALGLLKLFGMADVAALAPRIDRDFFFADFGRTFPAEGERRARVAFHGGCIASVAFAELNRATIRVLQKNGVEVVVPAAQACCGALCAHSGFREEARSLARRNLDAFLAHDVDAIVTNAAGCGATLKEYDDLLEPDSSGREKAQQFVARVKDVTEFLAELGPRAVARPLGVRVTYQDPCHLAHGQKIRRAPRALLKALGCELVEMPHSDYCCGSAGVYNVVENDLAMQILDAKITDVAATDADVIATANVGCMLQLRAGVKRHGLKMDVRHVIELLDEAYGNPRPSA; encoded by the coding sequence CAGCAATGCCCCACCTATCGCGTGCTCGGTCTGGAGGCCGATTCTCCCCGCGGCCGCATCTACCAGGTCCTGCAGGTGGATTCAGGACGCCTTCCCATCGGCGAGTCGTTCGTCACTCACATTGACCGCTGCCTCGGCTGCCGCGCCTGCGAAACCGCGTGCCCTTCGGGCGTGGAGTACGGGCGCATCGTGGAACGCGCCCGCGCCGAAATCGAGCAGAACTACCCGCGGCCGTGGCTCGAACGCACGCTGCGCTCCTATTTCTTCCAGAAGGTGCTGACGGACTTCACCCGGCTGGCGCGCTTGGTGCGGCTCCTGCGCCTCTACCAGCGCTCAGGGCTCGAATCGCTGCTGCGCGCCCTCGGCCTGCTCAAGCTCTTCGGCATGGCGGATGTCGCCGCGCTGGCGCCGCGCATCGACCGCGACTTCTTCTTCGCCGACTTCGGCAGGACCTTTCCAGCGGAAGGCGAGCGCCGCGCTCGCGTCGCCTTCCATGGCGGATGCATTGCCAGCGTCGCCTTCGCCGAATTGAATCGCGCCACCATCCGCGTCCTGCAGAAGAACGGGGTCGAGGTCGTCGTGCCCGCCGCGCAGGCCTGCTGTGGCGCGCTCTGCGCCCATTCCGGATTCCGGGAAGAGGCGCGTTCCCTGGCCCGGCGCAACCTGGACGCGTTCCTCGCCCACGACGTCGACGCCATCGTCACCAACGCCGCCGGTTGTGGCGCGACCCTGAAGGAATACGACGACCTGCTCGAGCCCGACTCCTCCGGCCGCGAGAAGGCGCAGCAGTTTGTCGCCAGGGTGAAAGACGTGACCGAATTCCTGGCCGAGCTCGGCCCGCGCGCCGTAGCGCGTCCGCTGGGTGTGCGAGTGACGTATCAGGATCCCTGCCATCTGGCGCACGGGCAGAAAATCCGCAGGGCGCCGCGCGCGCTGCTCAAGGCGCTAGGCTGCGAACTCGTGGAGATGCCGCACTCCGACTACTGCTGCGGCTCCGCCGGTGTGTACAACGTCGTCGAGAACGACCTGGCCATGCAGATCCTCGACGCCAAGATCACCGACGTCGCCGCCACCGATGCCGACGTCATCGCCACCGCCAACGTCGGCTGCATGCTGCAACTGCGCGCCGGTGTGAAGCGCCACGGCCTGAAGATGGACGTCAGGCACGTGATCGAACTGCTGGACGAAGCCTACGGCAATCCGCGTCCCTCCGCGTGA